The genomic stretch taaaatatatagaaggcttatatacacacacacacacacacatatatatatatatatatatatatatatatatatatatatatatagagagagagagagagagagagagagagagatagatagagagagagatagatagagagagaaaaggggtgatgcactgacagtgtaaaatacttTTAcaatgtcaaccaatcaccacccatgtatctaattaaagatttttttatttaaaaaaaaactaaatgacATGACACCTTTatcattttctattggatgacagtgtaaaattattttacactgtcagtggagtaccttttaactgatatatatatatatatatatacatatatatatatatatatatatatatattaaagaatcccaacagtttttaaaaactttttaggaACATATTGGGCCTACAAATAGAACTTTTTGCATTTATCCTCAAATAGAAGTTGCAGAAGTTGCAGAGGCTCTCCGTCCGTCCGTTCGCAAAGGAGGTTTGAAATCCGGTTTCTCCAGCCCTACTATGTCTACCCCTGTGCCGATAGGAGAGGATAAGAGGTACGTGTAGGTGTTGACGTTGATCGGAAGTAGTGAATGTTTATATTTCGTTTTGCATGGTGGATGTTTGGTACCCATTTTTTTGGTTGTTGTCTGTTTTTCAAAAATGTAGGTGTTATTGTAGTTATCCAGTACAACTGTTATATTTTGATCTGTAGTCCCATTGAAGGAAATGTTTATATTTCGTTTTGCATGGTAGATGTTTGGTACCCATTTTTTGATTgttgtttctttttcaaaaatgtaTGTGTTGTTGTAGTTATCCAGTTCCAGTACATTGTTATGTTTTGATCTGTAATCGGCCCATTGAAGGAAACTCTgttattttgcatttttttttataatctacaTTTGTTTGGAACAGTTGATTTAGATTTAcggtatttaaaattttaaatatgcgtTAGGTTTGTATTTTGGGATATTATGTGGATGGTAAGTTTATTAGGGTTTTGTGTACAGCTCTTCTGAATTTGTTGTTGGGCAAGCAAATGGTGAAAGCGTCGTTGGAGACGTTGTGGAAGTAAATGGTGTGAACCCGTAAGTATCATGTTTTAATGTAATGCAGTTTCCCGTTTTTTAAGTAATTAGTTAATGTTGTACTCTATAATTTTGCAGAGACGATACCTCTGATGAATCATATGATGGACTATTTGAAAGATTAACTGCTGTTCAGATGCGAGTTCGGAAATAACTGAGAGATCCAAATGTGGATGTTCACAGCTCTGGTTCGGAAAGTGATGAATCAGGTGACGAGGAATACCCGGATGATTACTGTTGGGAACGAGTGGTGAAAGACGGTCAAAGTGCGCAGAAGAATGTCCTGGTAATGTCGTAGACTGGTTATAACTATTGTTTGAATTATGATTTGAAATAGTTTTAAGCGAGTTAGCTTGGATTTTGTTTTTCATGCAGCATTTCCCTCGCTGTGTTACCAAACACTACCTGTTTTGGAACCAGAGATCTATAGAACTTATAGATGAAGACACTCGCAAGAACTATTATGTTGAAATTGGCTGCAAAAGGAAGAGGAAGAAACtgttgaaaaaggaaaaattcATGGGGCAAGGATGGTATCAGTTTGCGAAAAACAGGAATCTTGGAACCGGAGACATTTTGTTCTTCACAATAACATCGCCACCGAGACGTCTCTACGTTACGTTGAGAAATCCTTAGTCTTGTTTGGTTGTGGTGGCCTGTTTTTTAAGGAGCTTTAATCTCAAACATTATTAGTTTTTTGTATTATATATGGTACAATTACAATGTTGGTTTTTTGGTAGTTATTTTTAGTTGATACAATACTTGTTTTGAAGTATATATGTTTACATCAACTGCAGTTTGTTTGTTTGGTAGTCAATGACATTGACTCTATGGTTGAATCGCAATTCCGAATGTTTTAAGAATGCTTtctttatctttgatgattgtttGTCATCGATAATTCTCAATGCGTTTGTTGAATTTTAGAATTGTGAAAATAAAATTGTGACATAAACTGTTTTCAACAAATATTTAACTGAAATAGCTTGGCTCGGTAACAACAAACTATGGTTTCTAAATAAACAAATTGACGAGGAAGCTACTCTGGTTTATTTGATTTGTCAATTAACAGAAGATCCGCCATAAGAACAGGTTgtttttaacaaattaaatatatttttctatatgtGGCCACGATTATTTTTTCTCTCTAATCTGAAACAAATATGCAAAATGATtctcaaattttaaataaaatgtgttttcttttagtttttgttATTGTCTCGTTTTACCTCAATTTTACATGTTATGTGTAGAAATGCtacttattaaaaaaagaaactcaattaaatatttatatttatttgattttaattgttattatttattataatttttggataataatattagcctaataaatatttaaatcaacaccttatttatatttataaaattattaataaaaataataataaagatatatatttactatttatttattattttttatgaaacataaaataatcatttcataaattaattttttaaaacaattttattctttgacttgatctcttttattttaaattcaatatttatattatatataaaaatatagtaaataattttattcttacttgatctcTTTTACATTTAAAcatttgttgaataattattaatgtatttatttttttatataataataaatgtttTCACATTCACTTTTaaaaatttatcaatatttttaatcTTGTTTACAACATACTAGCAAACACAATATTCCTTAAATACactcttttgattttagggtttaatggatatgcattgacagtgtaaattagttttacactgtcatccaatagaaagcaAACAATCTACCATATCattaaaactttttcaaaataaaagtgtGGTATAATTAGATGCATGgggtgtgattggttgacaggatttctcttattttattacaCATTTCCAAATCAAATTGTAACTTTAAATTTTAATGGATTTTAAAATATATGCCACCATAAAacattttaaacaataaaaaatagtGTCAACACGTGTAGAGACTAACTCATTTATACGCTTTTAGACTTTTAGTAGCCAAAATAAACGGAAGATTGAAAGAGGAATAGCAACGTCTCTTTAGTTTCCTAGTGAGAGGAGCTGCTTCTTCAACAGTAACCCCACACCACACCCCATCAACACAGCCTCCATCACCGGCGGTCTCACGGCTGAAAATGGCTAATGGAGATAAAAGACAAAGACTTTCTGGGTAAGCGTACCATGTTTAATACTCCCTTTGTGTTAATTTCATATTGTACCATGTTCCCTCATGAAACCGCTTCTGAACCGTAAAGAATCGCTGTGTTACCCATTTATGGTAGACTTACAGAGAGGCCGAACACATTTCTACCGGCATGCATGGTGTATATCTTATGTGTCTTGAAAGTTTATGTTTTATGCAGATCTGAAACCCACAATGGACGACATTTCGAAGAGCATGAACTTCGAAAGATGTACGACAACTATGTTGATCACGAGGAAGAGCGGGAGCTAAGAACAAATAAGATCAGAAAAACCATATCTTATGAAGAATTTTGTGGGATTGTGCTGCAATCTGGTGAGGCGGGAAGTAATGAAGAACTTGAAGCAGATAAGGAAATCCCTTTTCCTACTCATTTATCAATGTCACCCGAGGCGGCAAGGTATACTATTAAGCATTATATAAATGTGGTGGTTCTGTTGTTCCAATATATACATTGAGTATTGACTGATTATGACTATGTTGCTACTTATGCAAAAGTTTTGCTGAGTACAGCATGTAGTGGTCGTGTTTTCGATTCAGATTTATTGTTCATGATATCTGCATGTGTCATGATAAGTAAGTACTGTCTTTTTCTTGATCATGATATATAAAGAAAGCTGTAAGATTTTATTTAATGGAAGAGGTAGAGATAAACACAATTGTTATTAACTGGAATATGCATGGTGTATAAATAATGTTTGTTACATGTGTTATTTTATGCAGATCTCGAAATCTGAAGAAGCTACACTTTGACGAAGACGTCAGGGAAAGGTTGTACAACGGTTATCTGCATTATGAGGCCGACCGATTTATGCGAACAAAAGAGACCAGGAAAACGTTGTCATATGAAGAATACTGTTTGGAGATGCTGGGAATGTGTTATGTGGAAAGTACAAATGAAGTTGAAGACAAGGAACCGGGTAAGGAGGAAGTGCTGGGATCGGGTGGAGAAGGAAGTAAAGATGAAGTTGAAGACAAGGAACCGGGTAAGGAGGAAGTGCTGGGATCGGGTGGTGAAGGAAGTAAAGATGAAGTTGAAGACAAGGAACCGGGTAAGGAGGAAGTGCTGGGATCGGGTGGTGAAGGAAGTAAAGATGAAGTTGAAGACAAGGAACCGGGTAAGGAGGAAGTGCTGGGATCGGGTGGTGAAGGAAGTAAAGATGATGTTGAAGACAAGGAACCGGGTAAGGAGGAAGTGCTGGGATCGGGTGGTGAAGAAAGTAAAGATGATGTTGAAGACAAGGAACCGGGTAAGGAGGAAGTGCTGGGATCGGGTGGTGAAGGAAGTAAAGATGATGTTGAAACAAGCAAAACTGCTAAGGATGATACTCAACGTGCTGTTGCAGATACGACATGGTAAGCTGTTTTATTAGTCACTATTCTTACGGTGTACTGATGGTATTTTGAGGTCACGACTCACGATTATTATCACATCATGTTAACCAAAGTGGTTGTTTTATTATAAAGTGTGTTAACTTTAAGTTGACTATGTTGCGTGTAATGTGAATATAGTGATGAAGAAAGGGAGGAAAACACTGAGTTTGAAAGTAAAGAGATCACCTGGGAGCTAGTGGTGAAGCCGGGGAAGACTAAGACTGTCAGGAATAATGTGCTTGTAAGTTGcatattgacaaattataatgataTTGATTAGTTCTGTTATTTGACGGTAAATGATTTCATTAAATTGAATATGTGCAGCAAATTCCAAGACATGTGATAAGGACCTGTTTGTCCGCCCCCCAGGATACGATTGAACTTTTTGACACCGACACGGGAGAAACCTACCAGTGTGAAATGGGGGGACGGGACGATGAGGTGGAAAAGTATCTTTGCCGTGATTGGTACCGCTTTGCAAAAGACCGTGATCTGAGAGTAGGTGATGTTTTGTCTTTCTGCATCAGATACCCTCCAGCCACAAGGATATTGGTCTGTGTGGAGAGATGATAATTCTGGGTCGATAATGTATCCGTGCAGCAGGTGGTTGTTTTGGTTCATACTTGGTGGGTCGCAAGTGACGGTGTTGGTTCAGTTTGGTTAATAGTCTAATCAGTTTCAGTTAGATTTTGTTGGAGTATTATAAATG from Vicia villosa cultivar HV-30 ecotype Madison, WI unplaced genomic scaffold, Vvil1.0 ctg.002187F_1_1, whole genome shotgun sequence encodes the following:
- the LOC131638150 gene encoding uncharacterized protein LOC131638150 gives rise to the protein MSTPVPIGEDKSSSEFVVGQANGESVVGDVVEVNGVNPSGSESDESGDEEYPDDYCWERVVKDGQSAQKNVLHFPRCVTKHYLFWNQRSIELIDEDTRKNYYVEIGCKRKRKKLLKKEKFMGQGWYQFAKNRNLGTGDILFFTITSPPRRLYVTLRNP